The following proteins come from a genomic window of Daphnia carinata strain CSIRO-1 chromosome 6, CSIRO_AGI_Dcar_HiC_V3, whole genome shotgun sequence:
- the LOC130702238 gene encoding tyrosine-protein kinase transmembrane receptor Ror-like: MAPQQADATGAKERTGAKDCDSARCGIDAGCRKGPDGYFICICTHDLSLQRPDGSCPRFVVTGQHHPTPNRKTLISIQRKSAAINQTGHYTQQPLIDRHPNLIPTIPGSLPAMDSELETSVSASTTAMTWLVPALGIAMVLTIVAWLRRRMRHKKKSRRPSSSTAIAETRDAHYPPSMGKPAQLVTVAEMPVCLTKNVLHQERFTNNPEYDWNADRGSTGSGADTSHLLESAANDQFKSFVIIRPEWIELKQEIGEGCFGKVFRGSLRRPNGQPHQGPNDEAVAVKVLKAAAGPTGQEDLLQEAEIMISFSHPNILSLKGIVINEPNIGPWLVFEYMALGDLAQLLRSANGNLFAKTKTAYSLNQDDLHSIAGQIADGMAYLSSQHFVHRDLACRNCLVGERPQGGGLAVKISDFGMSRDVYTCDYYKIGGSRMLPVRWMPPEAILYGKFTIESDVWSFGVVLWEMFALGVQPYYGHSNEQVVKLILQGILLTPPNLAPPLICQLLNGCWKTQPADRLTFAEIHSKLKRRARSNETWTPSAVTYVHLRHDDDIDQPDPNVEYLQTLPDLPVHHYTNT; encoded by the exons atggCGCCACAGCAGGCCGATGCAACAG GTGCCAAAGAAAGAACAGGTGCTAAAGATTGCGACTCGGCTCGTTGCGGGATTGACGCCGGCTGCCGAAAGGGTCCCGACGGCTATTTTATTTGCATCTGCACTCACGACCTGTCGCTCCAAAGGCCGGATGGATCTTGCCCTCGCTTTGTcg TGACGGGACAACATCACCCGACGCCAAACCGAAAGACGTTGATTAGCATCCAGCGCAAATCCGCCGCAATCAACCAGACGGGACATTACACACAACAGCCGCTTATCGATCGACATCCCAATTTAATTCCCACAATACCTgga TCACTTCCAGCGATGGATAGCGAATTGGAAACATCCGTCAGCGCGTCAACGACGGCCATGACGTGGCTCGTTCCAGCACTCGGCATCGCCATGGTCTTGACGATCGTCGCGTGGCTGAGACGTCGGATGCGccataaaaagaaatcgagaCGGCCGAGCTCATCGACGGCCATCGCAGAGACTCGAGACGCTCACTACCCGCCCTCGATGGGCAAACCGGCGCAATTAGTGACAGTCGCAGAGATGCCCGTCTGCCTGACCAAGAACGTCCTGCATCAGGAGCGCTTCACCAACAACCCGGAATACGACTGGAACGCGGACCGCGGCTCGACGGGAAGTGGGGCAGACACGAGCCACTTGCTCGAGTCGGCCGCCAACGATCAGTTCAAATCGTTTGTCATCATCCGACCGGAATGGATCGAATTGAAACAGGAAATTGGCGAGGGCTGCTTCGGCAAAGTCTTCCGCGGCTCGCTGAGGCGGCCAAACGGCCAGCCGCACCAAGGTCCCAATGATGAAGCGGTGGCTGTCAAAGTCTTAAAAGCCGCAGCTGGACCCACCGGCCAGGAAGATTTGCTTCAGGAAGCCGAAATtatgatttccttttctcaTCCAAACATCCTCTCACTCAAAGGCATCGTCATCAAcg AACCAAATATTGGACCGTGGCTCGTGTTCGAGTACATGGCGCTGGGAGATTTGGCGCAGCTACTGCGATCCGCCAATGGCAATCTCTTTGCTAAAACCAAGACGGCCTATTCGTTGAATCAG GACGACTTGCACTCCATTGCCGGACAAATTGCGGACGGTATGGCTTATCTCTCATCCCAGCATTTTGTTCATCGTGACCTGGCCTGTCGCAATTGCCTTGTCGGCGAAAGACCTCAAGGGGGCGGCCTGGCCGTCAAAATATCAGACTTTGGCATGAGTCGCGACGTCTACACTTGCGATTATTACAAG ATCGGAGGTTCGCGGATGCTGCCAGTCCGCTGGATGCCCCCAGAAGCAATCCTTTACGGCAAATTCACAATTGAATCGGATGTCTGGAGTTTCGGTGTTGTTCTGTGGGAAATGTTTGCCCTAGGAGTTCAGCCCTATTACGGCCATTCAAACgaacag gtGGTCAAATTGATCCTCCAGGGGATCCTATTGACGCCTCCCAACTTGGCGCCGCCGCTCATCTGCCAGCTACTCAACGGCTGCTGGAAAACGCAGCCGGCGGATCGGCTCACATTCGCCGAGATCCATTCCAAGTTGAAGCGTCGCGCGCGTTCAAACGAAACTTGGACACCATCGGCCGTCACTTACGTCCATTTGAGACACGACGACGACATCGATCAACCCGACCCTAACGTCGAATACCTTCAAACCCTGCCGGACCTGCCCGTCCACCATTACACCAACACGTGA
- the LOC130702236 gene encoding U3 small nucleolar RNA-associated protein 4 homolog, whose product MDRNLFRIHSTRFYDVEPKAIHSMAFESNRLALSRSDNSIEIWNMTHSPHIEKLIPGSTEGSIEALVWSKGRLFSTGLHGFVVEYDLIALSPKASYAVTSGSAWCLAVNKAHTHLAAGTEEGYVCLFEIYEESLMFFKTMDKQEGRILSLSWHSSGDFIVTGSSNAIRVWNVQTGHAVNRLSLGRVDHFKETLVWCIAITDDFVIITGDSRGMTSFWNGKLGTLIDEVNAHKADVLCLCLSDDQKTLYSAGVDPVIVLFARVSAGGRDQWIRSVQRAIHTHDVRSLALAGPKLLSGGVDAYLCISSYPPKALSRYPPLPQAPCVQMAHGKRQLLLRYPTSLDVWQLGAAAPSAHQLSANTFLKLSQEPARLLQLKAKDDEWIVCATVSPAGDYVAYATESNVYIYHFIQSAGTLQLKKLLPPEEVSTCHRMMFIHQSGSNSARLLLATPKLTLQLVDVSSTEPMKLVHTFNKETTNGKFVMEDCIHLMDCSSDGRFAAVADHKSNVVVLDVQSFKIYVTLPRYQSHPTALAFNPSCDLMVVAYADHKIVEYDVANRQYTSFSKKLSEHLPVQWLNRSCAVRHITFDVRHPDVIILHDDSVIYTIDKNKEFSEPDAKITKFDTGTEDSLDAPPVAFKAPSAAQQQKMSTAGGGSSSSCFGMSKKYKHLAYFGALDVGGELVAVEVSPLALEKHLPPALYKKRFGV is encoded by the exons atggatagaaaTCTTTTTAGAATTCACAGTACGAGATTCTATGATGTTGAACCCAAAGCGATACACAGCATGGCTTTCGAGTCGAACCGGCTAGCTCTTTCCAG ATCAGACAATAGCATAGAAATATGGAATATGACACATTCACCTCACATTGAAAAGTTAATACCTGGTTCCACGGAAGGCTCTATCGAAGCACTCGTGTGGTCGAAGGGCAGGTTGTTTTCCACGGGTCTACATGGTTTTGTGGTTGAGTATGACCTGATTGCACTTTCACCTAAAGCCAGCTATGCTGTCACATCAGGCTCTGCATGGTGTCTGGCAGTCAATAAGGCCCATACACACTTGGCG GCTGGAACTGAAGAAGGATATGTCtgcttgtttgaaatttaTGAGGAAAGCTTAATGTTCTTTAAAACGATGGACAAACAAGAAG GTCGCATCCTCTCTTTATCGTGGCACAGTTCTGGCGACTTTATCGTCACTGGAAGCTCCAATGCGATACGAGTGTGGAACGTACAGACTGGTCACGCCGTCAATCGCCTATCTCTTGGCCGAGTCGACCATTTCAAG GAAACGCTTGTTTGGTGCATTGCGATCACCGACGATTTCGTCATCATCACTGGCGATTCAAGAGGAATGACATCCTTTTGGAACGGCAAATTGGGCACTCTGATAGACGAAGTCAACGCTCACAAAGCCGATGTGCTCTGCCTTTGCCTGTCTGACGACCAAAAGACTTTGTACTCTGCCG GAGTCGACCCGGTAATAGTGCTTTTTGCTCGTGTAAGTGCTGGAGGTCGAGATCAATGGATTCGATCTGTGCAACGTGCCATTCACACACACGATGTTCGCAGCTTGGCCCTAGCCGGTCCCAAATTATTATCCGGAG GCGTGGATGCGTATCTTTGCATCTCATCATATCCTCCAAAGGCGTTAAGTAGATACCCGCCCTTACCTCAG GCGCCGTGCGTGCAGATGGCTCACGGCAAACGACAGCTGCTGCTACGCTACCCGACGTCGTTGGACGTGTGGCAGCTGGGCGCGGCCGCCCCGAGCGCCCACCAGCTCAGCGCCAATACATTTTTGAAACTATCTCAAGAGCCTGCCCGTCTGCTGCAGCTGAAGGCTAAAGATGACGAATGGATCGTCTGCGCTACCGTGTCACCCGCTGGCGATTACGTGGCCTACGCCACCGAGTCCAACGTCTACATTTATCATTTCATTCAg tctGCAGGGACATTACAATTGAAGAAGTTGTTGCCACCGGAAGAAGTCAGCACCTGCCACCGGATGATGTTCATCCATCAATCGGGGTCCAACTCGGCCCGGCTACTATTAGCTACACCGAAATTGACGTTGCAGTTGGTCGATGTTTCGAGCACAGAGCCGATGAAACTCGTCCACACGTTCAACAAGGAGACGACCAATGGCAAATTCGTCATGGAAGACTGCATCCATTTGATGGACTGTTCGAGCGATGGCCGTTTTGCCGCCGTGGCCGATCACAAGAGCAACGTTGTCGTGCTCGATGTGCAATCGTTCAAAATCTACGTGACGTTGCCCCGCTATCAGAGTCATCCGACTGCTTTGGCCTTCAACCCGTCGTGCGACCTTATGGTCGTGGCCTACGCCGATCACAAGATCGTCGAATACGACGTTGCCAATCGTCAGTACACAAGCTTTTCCAAGAAATTATCGGAACATCTGCCGGTTCAATGGCTGAACCGATCGTGCGCCGTCCGCCACATCACATTCGATGTCCGACACCCGGACGTCATTATCCTACACGACGACAGCGTCATCTACACAATTGACAAGAACAAG GAATTTTCTGAGCCGGATGCCAAGATCACCAAATTCGATACGGGCACCGAGGACAGCCTGGACGCTCCGCCCGTCGCTTTCAAAGCGCCTTCAGCAGCCCAGCAACAGAAAATGTCGACGGCTGGTGGCGGATCATCTTCTTCGTGCTTTGGCATGTCGAAGAAATACAAACATCTGGCCTACTTTGGTGCCCTTGATGTAGGCGGGGAATTGGTGGCCGTCGAAGTCAGCCCGTTGGCGCTGGAGAAACACCTGCCGCCGGCCCTCTACAAGAAACGCTTCGGTGTTTAA
- the LOC130702249 gene encoding nuclear receptor coactivator 5-like, whose translation MSFRRGRGVGNGRFSGGREMDSGRGRGGARDSGPPRGGDRLSNHTSDASMASARIFVGNLPTNDPRLTKELLEENFSTFGHIMGISILKGFGFIQYADEISAENAIRGAQNMEILAHRMDVKNVKSGKDGLPMPGNAGGGGGGSVGGGPDPGNYRDRSPIRRREFDMPMRGREPDMPPRGRDPEMLMRGGPPHRDLDRPSRDFDGREQRDWGRDQMDMMDPYHGDPYGMERERDMHPRDSFIPPPGDHRGNFGGGPGPKPSGMNMANEVEIVVTSKTGPLRQYAERIESRIRAQGLAVDVLFPHEEIPIRQVLGDLSSRGTLYGIVLSPLNQEHGSITLNILFGQPEEHRNIPVEDAFALLSSSLQRYQQQQQGGGGRGGGLGGVEQRGGLMDSVASDSRGRGGMQMQAGLEPHHSNMQTLINLLQENRPLTIVEYDRLIRYLSDRRDRQMAEEARAGGGGGLAGSQPAYLLGGYSSGGAAPGVGGQDNPMELQQRILSILNSSAGGVGAGIVGAGPVPAPVPAPHLNSSALNASWNAAGEVGSSGQQQQRSGNDISAGHSDGPKGGGGLADGLLPTGPNMMKHYQSGPGGARQQQDSSHRPMQPQQQPGGYYGMGKRF comes from the exons ATGAGTTTTCGGCGTGGACGTGGTGTGGGCAATGGAAGATTTTCCGGCGGACGAGAAATGGACAGTGGACGAGGACGAGGTGGTGCCAGGGATAGTGGCCCACCAAGAGGAGGAGACAGACTTTCAAATCACACTTCTGACGCATCCATGGCCAGTGCACGTATTTTTGTGGGAAACCTTCCCACCAATGACCCAAGACTCACCAAAGAGTTGCTAGAGGAGAATTTCAGCACATTTGGACACATTATGG GCATATCCATTCTGAAAGGCTTTGGATTCATTCAGTATGCTGATGAAATCAGTGCAGAGAACGCCATTAGGGGAGCCCAGAATATGGAAATCTTGGCTCACCGAATGG AtgtgaaaaatgtaaaatctGGGAAAGATGGACTTCCCATGCCTGGCAATGCTGGGGGTGGTGGAGGCGGAAGCGTTGGAGGTGGCCCCGATCCTGGCAATTATCGAGATCGTTCGCCCATCAGACGAAGAGAATTTGATATGCCCATGCGTGGTAGGGAGCCAGATATGCCTCCCAGAGGACGAGATCCCGAAATGCTTATGCGTGGAGGTCCTCCCCACCGTGATTTGGATCGCCCATCTCGCGACTTTGACGGGAGAGAACAACGTGATTGGGGCAGAGACCAAATGGACATGATGGATCCCTACCATGGAGACCCCTATGGCATGGAACGTGAGCGAGATATGCATCCCAGAGACTCGTTTATTCCTCCACCAGGAGATCACCGAGGAAATTTCGG TGGCGGCCCGGGACCGAAACCTAGCGGAATGAACATGGCCAACGAAGTAGAAATCGTTGTCACTTCCAAAACCGGTCCTCTAAGGCAGTACGCCGAACGAATTGAGAGCCGCATTCGTGCTCAAGGCTTGGCTGTCGACGTCCTCTTCCCTCACGAAGAAATTCCCATCCGTCAGGTGCTAGGGGATTTGTCGTCTCGGGGCACACTTTACGGTATCGTCTTGTCTCCCCTCAATCAAGAGCACGGCAGCATCACCCTCAACATCCTCTTTGGCCAACCAGAAG AGCACCGGAACATTCCGGTGGAGGATGCTTTCGCCCTGTTGTCGTCGTCCTTGCAGCGttatcaacagcagcaacagggTGGAGGAGGCCGAGGTGGTGGCCTCGGCGGAGTGGAACAACGCGGAGGTTTGATGGACTCGGTGGCCTCCGATTCCAGAGGCAGAGGCGGAATGCAGATGCAGGCCGGACTAGAGCCCCATCATTCCAACATGCAAACGCTCATCAATTTGTTGCAGGAGAATCGACCCTTAACCATCGTCGAATACGACCGTCTCATCCGCTATTTGAGCGACAGACGCGACCGACAGATGGCAGAAGAAGCCCGTGCTGGCGGTGGTGGTGGTCTGGCCGGTAGCCAACCGGCTTATCTCCTCG GCGGATACTCTTCCGGTGGAGCTGCGCCGGGCGTTGGCGGCCAAGACAATCCAATGGAGTTGCAACAGAGGATACTTAGCATTCTCAATTCTAGCGCGGGCGGGGTCGGGGCTGGCATTGTGGGCGCAGGCCCAGTCCCTGCCCCCGTTCCGGCTCCTCATCTCAACTCGTCGGCGTTGAACGCGTCGTGGAACGCGGCCGGAGAAGTCGGCTCGTCCGGACAGCAGCAACAGCGATCGGGCAACGATATTTCTGCCGGACATTCGGACGGACCGAAAGGCGGTGGTGGCCTGGCCGACGGCCTCTTACCAACGGGCCCCAACATGATGAAACACTACCAGTCTGGACCGGGAGGCGCCAGGCAACAACAAGACTCTTCCCACCGGCCAATGCAGCCACAACAACAGCCGGGCGGTTATTACGGCATGGGCAAACGCTTTTaa
- the LOC130702246 gene encoding venom allergen 3 homolog has product MMAILTFVSAVLLTVAGVSQAQNSYCRISSCRVPRENTLCKFSNTSWGAACQPAYPIKSTISAAEITTILNAHNNYRRQVAKGLEARGNPGPQPPASNMRQLKWDNELAVMAQTHAQQCVYKHDACRNVVRFVVGQNLYISGSSIDNLGTSDWNTAVKAWYDEVLYMKSAYVKNFPLSPNPPIPNPPGAIGHYTQVVWANTYTVGCGVAYYKSTALFGPKLPYNKFYVCNYGPSGNFINGPVYAQGSAGSACPAGTKNNDGLCA; this is encoded by the exons ATGATGGCAATTTTAACGTTTGTGAGCGCAGTTTTGCTTACAGTGGCAGGTGTTAGCCAAGCACAGAATTCCTACTGTCGCATAAGTAGTTGCCGTGTGCCTAGAGAAAACACTCTGTGCAAGTTTTCG AATACTAGTTGGGGAGCTGCTTGCCAGCCGGCATATCCAATTAAATCCACCATTAGTGCAGCTGAAATCACCACAATCTTGAACGCGCATAACAATTACAGACGCCAGGTAGCAAAGGGACTCGAGGCTCGTGGGAATCCAGGTCCTCAACCACCAGCTTCCAATATGAGACAATTG AAATGGGACAACGAGCTCGCCGTTATGGCCCAAACGCACGCCCAACAATGTGTCTACAAGCATGACGCTTGCAGAAATGTTG TACGCTTCGTTGTTGGCCAAAATCTTTACATTTCTGGATCTTCCATTGATAATTTGGGAACGTCTGACTGGAACACGGCCGTCAAGGCGTGGTACGATGAAGTGCTTTACATGAAAAGCGCTTACGTTAAAAACTTCCC gtTGAGCCCTAATCCACCGATACCGAACCCTCCAGGTGCTATTGGTCACTATACGCAAGTTGTATGGGCAAATACCTACACCGTTGGGTGTGGAGTCGCCTACTACAAATCCACGGct CTTTTTGGGCCAAAGCTTCCCTACAATAAATTTTACGTCTGCAATTATGGGCCTTCGGGAAATTTTATCAATGGGCCTGTCTATGCCCAAGGATCGGCTGGATCTGCCTGCCCAGCAGGGACCAAAAACAATGACGGATTATGCGCTTGA
- the LOC130702248 gene encoding transcription initiation factor TFIID subunit 2-like, protein MDKKIPKIKREKVPERDNDVSNSSSLSVSGPTIPQRPYKLAHQILSLTGINLQTKSVIGFVELTLLPQKEFRQVFLNVKQCRIYKITLNDNLELQFQYFDPTQEICSDTSTKSLEVFTPAHQEAVSSTDPDANLGELVIRIPSEAQHLMTEGRSLRIGIEFSLEQPAGGLHFVVPPGEGTLAERCAHMFSYGWENSARLWFPCIDSFSEVCTWKLEFTVDASMTAVSCGDLTEVVYTQDLRRKTFHYVLSMPTAAPNIGLAVGPFEILVDPYMQELTHFCLPPLMPLLRATARYVHETFEFYEELLGTRYPYSFCKTVYVDVASKDCSSFSTLSIMNMELLQSTPYLEQTYASRNVISIAVAEQFYTCFLSRQGWNDAWLTQGISSYLSGLHMKKLFGNNEYRHWIHQELDEVIRYEEEVGGIILDASKPPGSAVPTSGGGQQPIRSPDSFHFWPHSAHTVTPRHAKIMRKKAHLVLRMLELRIGQPLLIQVFNKQLSLAVQASQQKCQANQWGAMLISTATFAKAIFTVTGKDIGVFVDTWVRQGGHARFQLSFVFNRKRNTVELEIRQDAASGAQPARGLRRYVGPLVVALQELDGTFRHTLQIESSVAKNDLTCHSKSRRNKKKKIPLCTGEEVDMDLSAMDADSPVLWIRLDPDMSLLRAVEISQPDYQWQYQLRHERDVTAQMEAVTALERFATPATRLALTDIIENENCFYKVRCDAAFCLAKVANGMVSSWAGPPAMLMIFRKLFGSFSCQHIVRQNNFANFQHYFLQKTIPVAMAQLRNALGVCPQEVLRFLLDLFKYNDNTKNRLSDCWYRAALIEALGNTASPVVAFVAQSAASLTPESVTKETHQVLEEVARALNLEKLLPTYKFAVTVGCLRTIRKLQKCGQLPSKSDLFKSYAQYGQFHDVRVSALEALVEVVQADSRMSDWEFLLDIIENDPEPRVRHELLTMLASNPPFERGRGSRLDTIPVMERLWKLMNTELSHDAMLRNDIVDLYNCLYGRRKPPCLSGAMYQRVAEAPPTALESAEIPGLTHRDSLSHMDMEVSVPGSGFGEDGMSVASVEVVAGITKEVLVQQTVTDTESTTLDIGGFSDTSQSLPGLGVDSLKKLKRKKEKKKHKHKHKHKHHREKKEKEKADKDRQKEDVTALSSDSSAPPSPDMGLTF, encoded by the exons atggataaaaaaatACCCAAAATCAAACGAGAAAAGGTGCCAGAAAGAGACAACGATGTATCCAATTCGAGCTCTCTTAGCGTTTCTGGGCCGACAATTCCTCAACGGCCTTACAAATTAG CCCATCAAATATTGAGCTTAACAGGAATCAATCTTCAAACAAAGAGTGTTATT GGCTTTGTTGAATTGACACTACTCCCACAGAAAGAATTCCGTCAAGTATTTCTAAATGTAAAACAATGTAGAATATATAAAATCACCCTGAATGACAATCTAGAGTTGCAGTTTCAGTATTTTGATCCAACCCAAGAAATCTGTTCAGATACCTCAAC aaaaagtcttgAAGTTTTTACACCTGCACATCAGGAAGCTGTTTCTTCTACCGATCCTGATGCAAACTTGGGTGAACTTGTTATCAGAATACCTTCAGAAGCACAGCATTTGATGACAGAAGGCCGTTCTCTAAGAATTGGTATAGAATTTTCTTTGGAGCAACCTGCAGGTGGACTTCATTTTGTTGTGCCTCCTGGGGAGGGAACATTGGCAGAG CGATGTGCTCACATGTTTTCCTACGGATGGGAAAATTCGGCACGCCTATGGTTTCCTTGCATCGACTCATTCTCAGAG GTCTGCACTTGGAAACTTGAATTCACCGTTGATGCCTCCATGACGGCTGTCTCGTGTGGTGACTTAACAGAGGTAGTTTACACGCAAGACCTTCGACGCAAAACGTTTCACTATGTACTTTCCATGCCAACAGCGGCACCTAACATTGGATTAGCTGTCGG GccgtttgaaattttggtgGATCCCTACATGCAAGAGTTGACTCATTTTTGCCTTCCTCCACTGATGCCTTTACTACGTGCGACAGCCCGTTACGTCCATGAAACTTTTGAGTTCTACGAAGAGCTTCTCGGTACCCGATACCCTTATTCATTCTGTAAGACAGTATATGTCGACGTGGCCTCCAA AGATTGCAGTTCGTTTTCCACCCTATCGATCATGAACATGGAACTTTTGCAGTCAACTCCCTACCTGGAACAGACGTACGCCTCACGAAATGTGATCTCAATTGCTGTTGCAGAACAGTTCTATACTTGTTTCCTATCCCGCCAGGGTTGGAATGATGCTTGGCTAACACAAGGTATCTCGTCTTACTTATCCGGCCTTCATATGAAGAAACTCTTTGGTAACAATGAATACCGACACTGGATTCATCAG GAACTGGATGAAGTCATTCGTTATGAGGAAGAAGTTGGCGGAATCATTCTTGACGCCAGCAAGCCTCCTGGAAGTGCTGTTCCCACTTCAGGCGGTGGTCAACAACCTATCCGCAGTCCAGATTCGTTTCACTTTTGGCCACATTCCGCTCACACGGTGACACCCCGCCACGCAAAAATAATGCGCAAGAAGGCTCACTTGGTTTTACGGATGCTGGAATTGCGAATCGGTCAACCGCTTCTAATCCAG GTGTTCAACAAACAACTGTCACTTGCAGTACAGGCATCACAACAAAAATGCCAAGCCAACCAATGGGGAGCCATGTTGATATCGACTGCCACATTTGCAAAAGCTATTTTTACTGTAACCGGAAAAGACATTGGCGTCTTTGTTGATACTTGGGTCCGCCAAGGAGGTCACGCTCGGTTTCAGCTGAGCTTTGTCTTCAACCGTAAAAG GAACACGGTGGAATTAGAGATTCGACAAGACGCAGCTAGCGGAGCGCAACCAGCTCGCGGTTTGCGACGGTACGTCGGTCCCCTTGTCGTGGCGTTACAAGAACTTGACGGTACGTTCCGTCACACGTTACAAATCGAATCATCTGTGGCCAAAAATGACCTCACGTGCCACTCGAAATCTCGTcgcaacaagaagaaaaagattccATTATGCACTGGAGAAGAAGTCGATATGGATCTTTCTGCCATGGA TGCCGATTCTCCTGTTTTGTGGATACGTCTCGATCCCGACATGTCCCTGCTCAGAGCCGTTGAGATCTCACAACCCGACTATCAGTGGCAGTACCAGCTCCGACATGAAAGAGATGTGACAGCACAG ATGGAAGCTGTGACAGCACTGGAACGTTTTGCTACCCCAGCCACTCGTTTGGCACTGACAGACAtaatcgaaaatgaaaattgtttttacaaaGTTCGCTGTGATGCTGCATTCTGTCTGGCCAAA GTAGCAAATGGAATGGTGTCGAGTTGGGCAGGCCCGCCTGCTATGTTGATGATTTTTAGGAAACTCTTCGGTTCGTTTTCATGCCAACACATTGTCCGCCAGAACAACTTTGCCAACTTTCAGCACTACTTTTTACAAAAA ACTATCCCTGTGGCGATGGCACAACTCAGAAATGCATTGGGTGTCTGCCCACAGGAAGTCTTGCGTTTCCTTTTAGATTTGTTCAAGTACAACGACAACACGAAAAATCGCCTGTCGGACTGCTGGTACCGAGCTGCTCTAATTGAAGCTTTGGGAAACACGGCCTCGCCTGTTGTTGCCTTTGTCGCACAGTCAGC GGCTTCGCTGACGCCAGAATCTGTGACGAAAGAAACACACCAAGTTTTGGAAGAAGTCGCCCGCGCGTTGAACTTGGAAAAACTTTTGCCCACCTACAAGTTTGCAGTGACTGTCGGGTGTTTGCGCACCATCCGTAAACTTCAAAAGTGCGGACAACTACCTAGCAAGTCGGACTTGTTTAAAAGCTATGCACAATACGGACAATTTCATG ATGTCCGCGTCTCAGCCCTGGAAGCTTTGGTAGAAGTTGTCCAAGCCGATTCTCGCATGTCGGATTGGGAATTTCTTCTCGATATTATCGAAAACGATCCAGAGCCTAGAGTGAGACACGAGTTGTTAACAATGCTGGCCAGCAATCCACCATTCGAACGTGGTAGAGGTAGTCGTTTGGACACGATACCCGTCATGGAGCGATTATGGAAACTTATGAA cACTGAATTATCACACGATGCTATGCTTCGTAATGATATCGTTGACCTTTATAATTGCCTGTACGGCCGTCGAAAGCCACCGTGCCTGTCAGGTGCCATGTACCAAAGAGTGGCCGAGGCTCCACCAACGGCCTTGGAGAGTGCCGAAATACCTGGATTGACCCATCGC GATAGCTTATCTCATATGGATATGGAAGTTAGTGTTCCAGGTTCGGGATTTGGTGAAGACGGAATGTCTGTCGCGTCTGTGGAAGTTGTGGCGGGCATAACTAAG GAAGTCTTGGTTCAACAAACAGTTACCGACACAGAGTCCACTACGCTGGATATTGGCGGCTTTTCAGACACATCTCAATCTCTGCCTGGATTGGGTGTTGATAGCCTTAAAAAG TTGAAGcgaaagaaggagaagaaaaagcaCAAGCATAAACACAAACATAAGCACCATcgcgagaaaaaagaaaaagaaaaagccgacAAGGACCGACAGAAGGAAGATGTGACGGCGTTGAGCTCCGATAGTTCAGCTCCTCCTTCGCCCGACATGGGGCTTACTTTTTAA